A genomic region of Elaeis guineensis isolate ETL-2024a chromosome 9, EG11, whole genome shotgun sequence contains the following coding sequences:
- the LOC140851516 gene encoding uncharacterized protein codes for MELYDGFTDPIDYLESDKALMMIQGATDALLCIDFPVTIRKAARAWYSELQSESINSFKQLEHSFVAHFSTSRKVSRASDSLFSIKQGKTEMLRDLVARCNVVTLKVRDLNEDMAILIIKRGLRRSRFTYSLDKTLPKIYAELLECAYKYIRMDEDASDRCQTERKDQKKK; via the coding sequence ATGGAGCTATATGACGGCTTCACCGATCCAATTGATTATCTAGAGAGcgataaggctctcatgatgatccaaggggcaaccgacgccctcCTATGCATCGATTTTCCAGTGACTAttcggaaggctgctcgagcTTGGTATTCTGAGCTGCAGTCGGAGAGCATAAACTCCTTCAAgcagctcgaacattctttcgtggcccatttcagcactagtcgAAAGGTATCACGGGCgtcagacagtctcttctccatcaagcaggGTAAGACAGAGATGTTAAGAGATCTTGTGGCTCGCTGCAATGTAGTCACACTTAAGGTCAGGGACCttaatgaagatatggccatattgATCATAAAGAGAGGTCTGAGGAGATCcagattcacttattctctggataAAACTCTCCCCAAGATCTATGCTGAACTTTTGGagtgcgcatacaagtatattcgcATGGATGAGGATGCTTCTGATCGATGCCAGACAGAAAGAAAAGATCagaaaaagaagtag